From a region of the Nanoarchaeota archaeon genome:
- a CDS encoding glycosyltransferase family 39 protein, with product MIEIRNKKEVMILLMIIVLAFVLRTFPYLNGYSYPITDDGTRDYKFIEYIQQTGEINLQAYGIAPFLHLIVSTTSILSDSNTLKIDLFLPPLISSLGLIFFYFFIKKYSKNISISLISTLIVATFGPNIWWGAQAVRETIGLFFFPLSIYLLDKFREKNSIKWFIIYFISLFGMTLAHYWASFMLIIMIFLMNVFFYKNKGYGLLISFVSLLPTFIYWAIAAPFFFFLINKGITIFLSRVSLFKILVISLIMFFVMSYLKKYVPKIINNDLLLTKKVKITVFTLTIASIIFLYIVLNKLLVFAYPPQQFLSVIIAAALVPLGFLYAIKNNTQLSILYITYIITLSAMTIFGVVIGGSDVAFDPVRVLEFIIYPMSFFAATIVSKLNKTIISVTLIICILVGLFFYPPIFVLTDPLEKTPFFDIRSYIRYTPIEGGAILKWSQENNVFLTMNGPTINGIRDTFFLPVDKTKKCKLVSEYDYKVSQYIDKVNYRSLGAKKPDITIQTYADLRYANGWGNVYCG from the coding sequence ATGATTGAGATTCGTAATAAGAAGGAAGTGATGATCTTATTAATGATCATAGTATTGGCGTTCGTATTACGAACATTTCCGTACCTAAATGGTTACTCATACCCCATTACAGACGACGGAACAAGAGATTACAAATTTATTGAATACATACAACAGACTGGTGAAATAAACCTTCAAGCATACGGAATAGCACCATTTTTGCATTTAATTGTGTCAACAACGTCGATTTTATCAGATAGTAATACCCTCAAAATAGATTTATTTCTTCCACCACTAATTAGTTCACTAGGACTAATATTTTTTTATTTTTTCATCAAAAAATATTCTAAAAATATCTCAATTTCACTTATATCCACTCTTATTGTAGCTACATTTGGACCAAACATTTGGTGGGGTGCACAAGCGGTTAGAGAAACCATTGGATTATTCTTTTTCCCACTTTCGATATATTTACTGGATAAATTTAGAGAAAAAAATTCAATAAAGTGGTTTATTATATACTTCATTTCGCTTTTTGGAATGACGCTCGCTCATTACTGGGCTAGCTTTATGCTTATTATAATGATCTTCCTAATGAATGTATTTTTTTATAAAAATAAAGGTTATGGATTACTGATTTCTTTTGTATCTTTACTACCAACCTTTATTTACTGGGCAATCGCAGCACCATTCTTTTTCTTCTTGATAAATAAAGGAATAACAATATTTTTATCACGCGTATCTCTATTCAAGATTTTAGTAATCTCCCTAATCATGTTTTTTGTCATGTCATATCTAAAGAAGTATGTTCCAAAAATAATCAATAACGATTTGCTCCTTACAAAAAAAGTTAAGATAACTGTATTTACCTTAACAATAGCATCAATCATTTTTTTATATATTGTGTTAAACAAATTATTGGTATTTGCATACCCCCCCCAACAATTCTTATCCGTCATTATAGCAGCTGCACTAGTACCTCTAGGATTCTTATATGCGATAAAAAATAATACGCAGCTATCAATTTTGTACATAACCTACATAATTACTTTATCCGCTATGACTATTTTCGGAGTTGTTATTGGTGGATCTGACGTTGCTTTTGATCCTGTGAGGGTGCTTGAATTCATAATATACCCAATGTCATTTTTTGCTGCAACGATAGTATCAAAATTAAATAAAACAATAATATCAGTAACGCTAATCATATGTATATTAGTTGGTCTGTTTTTTTACCCCCCCATATTTGTTCTGACTGATCCTTTAGAAAAAACCCCTTTTTTTGATATACGATCTTATATTCGTTATACTCCTATTGAAGGTGGGGCCATATTAAAATGGTCTCAAGAGAATAATGTGTTTTTAACTATGAACGGTCCAACGATCAATGGTATCAGAGACACTTTTTTCTTGCCAGTTGATAAAACAAAAAAATGTAAATTAGTAAGTGAATATGATTATAAAGTGTCTCAATATATTGATAAGGTTAATTATCGATCGCTCGGTGCAAAGAAACCCGATATAACTATACAGACCTATGCGGACTTACGTTATGCGAATGGTTGGGGAAACGTTTACTGTGGATAA
- a CDS encoding glycosyltransferase family 2 protein yields MKQYPKISIIVPAYNAEKTIKQCIESLLIQDYPTYEIIIVDNCSSDKTAEIIKSYGKVKYLYEKSKGSYLSRNTGVNYSTGEILVFTDSDCILKRNWLTRLTEPIRRGKCEASMGGTLSATNGRLENVEQDAYEQYIKTIRKGDNLRTIDTRNFAITGRALEKVGFFDEKIPFAGDYRFGLKLNSMNYAPLFVTGAEVKHFHKSSLKRVFRTKFLQSYWSAHTYITEGFSSRPFRVNYYISLALLLSTLGICVTTIAQINAVAVMLLLLSILLLIMSPSVLKNIFRLNFYAAFYHAMSMAAIRLGILKYYITHYLIRKKI; encoded by the coding sequence ATGAAACAATATCCAAAAATTTCGATTATCGTTCCAGCGTACAATGCGGAGAAAACAATAAAACAATGCATCGAATCATTACTTATTCAAGACTATCCCACTTACGAAATCATAATTGTTGATAATTGTTCTTCTGATAAAACGGCTGAGATTATAAAAAGCTATGGAAAAGTAAAATATTTGTATGAGAAAAGTAAAGGCTCCTATTTGTCTAGAAACACCGGTGTAAACTACTCCACTGGGGAAATTCTTGTTTTTACCGATTCAGACTGTATTCTCAAACGAAATTGGCTTACGAGATTAACCGAGCCGATACGGCGTGGCAAATGTGAAGCTTCTATGGGCGGAACATTGAGTGCAACGAATGGAAGATTGGAAAACGTAGAACAAGATGCTTATGAACAATATATAAAAACAATACGTAAGGGGGATAACTTAAGAACAATCGATACAAGGAATTTCGCGATTACGGGGCGTGCCCTTGAAAAAGTAGGTTTTTTTGATGAGAAAATACCCTTTGCGGGGGATTATAGATTTGGTCTAAAATTAAACAGTATGAATTATGCGCCTTTATTTGTAACTGGCGCAGAAGTAAAACACTTTCATAAGTCATCATTAAAGAGGGTTTTTCGCACAAAATTTCTGCAAAGCTATTGGAGTGCACATACTTACATAACCGAGGGATTTTCATCAAGACCATTTAGAGTGAATTATTATATCTCATTAGCATTATTATTATCTACTCTTGGAATCTGTGTTACAACCATCGCGCAGATAAATGCTGTAGCTGTTATGTTATTACTTCTTTCTATTCTTTTATTGATAATGTCTCCCTCAGTATTAAAGAATATCTTTAGGTTGAATTTTTATGCGGCTTTCTACCATGCAATGTCAATGGCTGCAATAAGATTGGGGATTTTGAAATATTACATCACACATTATCTAATCAGGAAAAAGATTTGA
- a CDS encoding nucleotidyl transferase AbiEii/AbiGii toxin family protein: MHKSDKKYFERLSEKTRFQRDVLEKVFRLSDLLHMIYENEFLGRRLAIKGGTAINFIYFKMPRLSVDIDFNFVSDGNREDMLKARENINKILTKILRMEGYEIEKVQPYALLQYNLKYINTAGNADRIKIEINFMERVPVFEIIEKKIMILEKPEFKVRTYMLEELFATKLRALFMRAAARDLFDVYMLLESGLEFDKTMLKKCFIFYFCLADDFRKISTERISKIDQNDIKKFLLPLMEKGTKIDINNAGEKIKAFASELIVLNKNEQKFIRLFYEEKKAVLDLLFEDVKCNPRLGNHPMLKWKLRNM, from the coding sequence TTGCATAAGTCGGACAAAAAATATTTTGAGCGCCTGTCAGAGAAAACAAGGTTTCAGCGGGATGTTCTTGAGAAAGTTTTTAGGCTTTCTGATTTATTGCACATGATTTATGAAAATGAATTTCTGGGACGCCGGCTGGCCATAAAAGGCGGGACTGCAATAAACTTCATTTATTTCAAGATGCCTCGCCTTTCTGTTGACATTGACTTTAATTTCGTGTCTGATGGAAACAGGGAGGATATGCTTAAAGCCCGTGAAAACATAAATAAGATTTTGACGAAGATTTTACGGATGGAAGGATATGAAATAGAGAAAGTCCAGCCTTACGCTCTTTTGCAATATAACCTGAAATACATAAACACTGCCGGAAATGCGGACCGGATAAAGATTGAGATAAATTTCATGGAACGTGTCCCGGTTTTTGAAATAATTGAAAAGAAAATCATGATTTTGGAAAAGCCGGAATTCAAAGTAAGGACATATATGCTGGAGGAGTTGTTTGCGACAAAACTTCGGGCATTGTTCATGAGAGCCGCCGCAAGGGACCTTTTTGACGTTTATATGCTTCTTGAGAGCGGCCTGGAATTTGATAAAACAATGCTGAAAAAGTGCTTTATCTTTTATTTCTGCCTTGCAGATGATTTCCGCAAGATAAGCACGGAACGCATAAGTAAAATAGATCAGAACGACATTAAAAAGTTCCTTCTTCCTCTCATGGAAAAAGGAACGAAAATCGATATTAATAATGCCGGCGAAAAAATAAAGGCGTTTGCGTCAGAACTAATTGTATTAAATAAAAATGAGCAGAAATTTATACGGCTTTTTTATGAAGAGAAAAAAGCTGTCCTTGATTTATTGTTTGAGGATGTAAAGTGTAATCCGCGGCTTGGAAATCATCCTATGCTTAAATGGAAATTAAGAAATATGTGA
- a CDS encoding glycosyltransferase family 4 protein produces the protein MNVLIICPYFYPEGGGLENYAYNISKGLVKKGFKVTVLCSTKEGKDKDEVINGVRVIRQKPNFIVSNTPIKLNLYATISDLLKKEKFDLVNAHTPVPYYADMACMAANKRKIPFYLTYHNDNTHPNFFVNFLCNVYNYTFNKMLLNNSTKIITPSPYCFNESKFLLKHKEKLSLIPPGVDLDKFYPGKSYLVHERFKIPKKSKIVMFVGQMGRFHKHKGVDILIKAFKNVAEKIPSAYLVLVGKGDMVEEYRNLSKELGIADKVIFTGFVSDEELPEYYRSADVVALTPTTVQEGFGMTLIEAMACGKPVIGTKIGGIKYIIKDGETGFLVGINDAMMLELSMIKILLNEKLTEKMGVNGYKNTVKKYMWSGSIATMRGIF, from the coding sequence ATGAATGTTTTAATAATCTGCCCATATTTCTATCCAGAAGGCGGTGGATTAGAGAATTATGCTTATAATATCTCCAAAGGCCTTGTGAAGAAGGGTTTTAAAGTAACGGTTTTGTGCAGCACGAAAGAAGGCAAGGATAAAGATGAAGTTATTAACGGTGTTCGAGTCATAAGACAGAAGCCAAATTTTATTGTTTCTAATACACCTATAAAGCTGAATTTGTACGCTACGATTTCTGATTTATTGAAAAAAGAGAAGTTTGATTTAGTTAACGCGCATACACCCGTACCATATTATGCGGATATGGCGTGCATGGCTGCGAATAAAAGAAAAATACCATTTTATTTGACATATCACAACGACAACACACATCCGAACTTTTTTGTCAATTTTTTATGCAATGTATATAATTACACATTCAATAAAATGCTTTTGAATAACAGCACAAAAATAATCACTCCGTCGCCTTACTGTTTCAATGAGTCAAAATTTCTTCTGAAACATAAAGAAAAGCTTTCATTAATTCCTCCGGGTGTTGATTTGGATAAATTTTACCCGGGAAAATCGTATTTAGTGCATGAAAGATTCAAAATACCTAAAAAGTCTAAGATTGTAATGTTTGTCGGACAAATGGGGCGATTTCACAAGCACAAAGGCGTTGATATCCTGATTAAAGCGTTTAAAAATGTTGCCGAGAAAATACCCTCTGCGTATCTTGTGCTTGTAGGAAAAGGCGATATGGTGGAAGAATACAGAAATTTAAGCAAAGAACTCGGAATTGCAGATAAAGTAATATTCACGGGCTTTGTAAGCGACGAAGAACTGCCAGAATATTATCGAAGCGCGGATGTTGTCGCCCTCACCCCAACAACCGTACAGGAAGGCTTTGGCATGACATTAATTGAGGCGATGGCGTGCGGAAAACCGGTAATCGGAACAAAAATTGGCGGGATAAAGTATATTATTAAGGATGGAGAAACGGGTTTTTTGGTTGGAATTAATGATGCAATGATGTTGGAACTGTCAATGATTAAAATACTGTTAAATGAAAAGCTTACAGAAAAAATGGGTGTGAATGGATACAAAAACACAGTTAAAAAATATATGTGGAGTGGCTCCATAGCAACAATGAGGGGAATATTCTGA
- a CDS encoding glycosyltransferase family 2 protein, with protein sequence MKKKIAVLIPAKDEERGIGKVIAELPKGVDIYVIDGLSKDKTMQVAKSFGAKVINEKRLGYGRAYKTGFSKVPRSAKYVACLDADGTYPASRVTELVNMLEKEKLDFISCQRILDGNMCLKHKIGNKVLTIATNMLFGVHIKDSQSGMWVFRRKILDEIKMESDGMAFSEELKIRAATNGFRFREVPIEYRERIGEVKLKSNEDGIKNLIYLFKLRMSL encoded by the coding sequence ATGAAAAAGAAAATTGCGGTTCTTATTCCTGCCAAAGACGAGGAAAGGGGGATTGGTAAGGTTATAGCTGAGCTCCCAAAAGGCGTTGATATTTACGTTATTGATGGCTTGTCAAAGGACAAAACAATGCAGGTGGCAAAATCCTTTGGCGCAAAAGTCATCAATGAAAAAAGGCTCGGCTACGGCAGGGCGTATAAAACGGGATTTAGTAAGGTGCCAAGGAGCGCAAAGTACGTCGCATGCCTTGACGCTGACGGAACTTATCCTGCATCACGTGTGACTGAATTAGTGAATATGCTTGAAAAAGAGAAGCTGGATTTCATATCATGCCAGAGGATTCTTGACGGCAATATGTGCCTCAAGCACAAAATCGGCAACAAAGTGCTTACTATAGCCACGAACATGCTTTTTGGAGTGCATATAAAAGACTCGCAATCCGGCATGTGGGTTTTCAGGAGAAAAATCCTGGATGAAATAAAGATGGAATCAGACGGCATGGCATTCTCAGAGGAGCTGAAGATACGTGCGGCAACAAACGGCTTTCGATTCAGGGAAGTCCCGATAGAATACAGGGAGCGCATAGGCGAAGTCAAGCTCAAGTCTAATGAAGACGGGATAAAAAACCTGATTTATCTTTTTAAATTGAGGATGAGTTTGTGA
- a CDS encoding glycosyltransferase family 4 protein → MKIGIVYDVIYPYVKGGVEKRNWEIARRLAKKHEVHIFGMKFWKGEDIIKKEGVFLHGVCTPKKLYRNEGRRSIKQALYFSLHLLKPLMKTELDVIDCSNFPYFPLFVCKLKRTPLVATWHEVWGRKYWLEYLGWRGDIGYSIEWLASKLPDKIISVSEHTQTNLHNVLGRKSDVAHNGISVQEISKIKAKRDKNRIITVGRLVPFKNVDLIIKAMPDVLKKNKKAHLVIIGEGPERERLEKLAIGLPVEFKNFVKEHNTLLKEIKSSGVFVTQSSREGFGIIVLEALACGTAVVIPQYLSEFPYAKMCMIANGEMLVEAISNPKKANPESVKDFDWDFIADEMEDIYRGVVR, encoded by the coding sequence ATGAAAATCGGCATTGTCTATGACGTCATTTATCCCTATGTCAAGGGCGGCGTTGAGAAAAGAAACTGGGAGATTGCCCGACGGTTGGCTAAAAAGCACGAGGTTCATATTTTCGGGATGAAGTTCTGGAAAGGCGAAGATATAATTAAGAAAGAGGGCGTATTTTTGCATGGCGTTTGTACTCCGAAAAAGCTTTACCGGAACGAGGGCAGAAGGTCGATAAAACAGGCATTATATTTTTCTCTTCATTTACTAAAACCGCTTATGAAAACAGAATTAGATGTGATAGATTGCTCGAATTTCCCGTATTTTCCTCTTTTTGTCTGTAAATTGAAGAGAACGCCGCTTGTCGCCACATGGCACGAGGTCTGGGGCAGGAAATACTGGCTCGAATATCTTGGATGGAGAGGAGATATAGGATATTCAATTGAGTGGCTTGCATCGAAATTGCCGGACAAAATAATTTCAGTATCAGAACATACTCAGACTAATCTTCATAATGTGCTTGGCAGAAAGTCCGATGTCGCGCATAACGGCATTTCTGTTCAGGAAATATCCAAAATAAAGGCAAAAAGGGACAAAAACAGGATAATAACTGTCGGCAGGCTTGTGCCTTTCAAGAATGTCGATTTGATAATAAAAGCCATGCCGGACGTTTTGAAGAAGAATAAGAAAGCACATCTGGTAATTATTGGTGAAGGTCCTGAAAGAGAACGGCTTGAGAAACTTGCAATCGGATTGCCTGTAGAATTCAAGAATTTTGTCAAAGAACATAATACTTTACTAAAGGAAATAAAATCATCCGGCGTTTTTGTGACGCAATCATCCCGCGAGGGCTTTGGAATCATTGTTCTCGAAGCCCTGGCATGCGGCACGGCAGTTGTAATACCGCAATATCTTTCGGAATTTCCTTATGCGAAAATGTGTATGATTGCTAATGGTGAAATGCTTGTAGAAGCAATATCTAATCCAAAAAAGGCAAATCCTGAATCAGTTAAAGATTTTGACTGGGATTTTATTGCAGATGAGATGGAAGATATTTATCGAGGTGTTGTGAGATGA
- a CDS encoding glycosyltransferase, with product MECMYCRIPVISTKISGIPELIESDGLLVEPNNAKKIAEKIKVLMKDKTLRTNMGLNGRKKIEKEFNIHKEVRKLTDLWNSIK from the coding sequence ATGGAGTGTATGTATTGCAGAATACCCGTTATTTCAACAAAAATTTCTGGTATCCCAGAACTTATAGAATCTGATGGGCTATTGGTCGAACCCAATAATGCAAAAAAAATAGCAGAAAAAATAAAAGTTCTCATGAAAGATAAAACTCTGAGAACTAACATGGGATTAAATGGAAGAAAGAAGATAGAAAAAGAATTTAATATTCATAAAGAAGTTAGGAAATTAACTGATCTTTGGAATAGCATTAAGTAA
- a CDS encoding class I SAM-dependent methyltransferase: MNELRPGTLLRYWACKDKINELVKNRGNVLDIGCYDGFILSNLEKNKNIVPIVLDLDKAGLKIARKQRLNACVASGIQIPLKKESIDTLLLMDVIEHVKRDDLLINEAYKVLKKGGILFLTTPIKHRKLVSFIVHRYEKSS; encoded by the coding sequence ATGAATGAATTAAGACCTGGAACATTATTAAGGTATTGGGCTTGCAAAGACAAAATAAATGAATTAGTTAAAAATAGAGGTAACGTCTTAGACATTGGTTGTTATGATGGTTTTATTTTATCAAACTTAGAAAAAAATAAGAATATTGTGCCCATTGTTTTAGATTTAGATAAGGCGGGATTAAAGATCGCAAGAAAGCAACGATTGAATGCTTGTGTAGCATCTGGGATTCAAATTCCATTAAAAAAAGAATCTATTGATACACTATTACTAATGGACGTAATAGAGCATGTAAAAAGAGATGATTTACTTATCAACGAAGCATATAAAGTCTTAAAGAAAGGCGGAATATTATTTCTAACGACGCCCATAAAACATAGAAAGTTAGTATCCTTCATAGTTCATAGATATGAAAAAAGTTCATAA
- a CDS encoding ATP-binding protein — MFVNRKNELEMLEERKSSGKAEFLVIYGRRRVGKSELIDKFLEKQTGIRLLAREETKLLQLRNFSEKLADFFHDEVLAKSPFSGWDAFFEYLAQKSDKRLIIAIDEFPYLVKEDASLPSILQDYWDNKLRKTGIFLILCGSSMTMMERLLGYKSPLYGRRTGQLLIRPFSFAETLEYESDMQKAIEMFSVFGGTPAYLNEYDSTKALLENISKIVMKEDSFIYRDIEFIIREELREPRYYFSILLSISKGKTTIGEIMNDTGLDKSIVGKYLSILADLHFIIRNVPATENIMKSKRGIYLLSDNMFKFWFRYIYLYKEFIEKNQQAFVADNFIKPEFNEYVSLVFEDICREAVQIMNSKKILPAVFSKIDRQWGRISGRPAGESQYEIDIVALGEKTKDILFAECKWQDKVNAAKIFEELKKKAEFVDWNIGKRNEYFAIFARSFAEKPKVNGLMLFDLGDLEKLFRQK, encoded by the coding sequence ATGTTTGTAAACAGAAAAAATGAGTTAGAAATGCTTGAGGAAAGAAAATCCTCCGGAAAGGCAGAATTCCTTGTGATCTATGGCAGACGCAGAGTAGGGAAAAGCGAATTAATTGATAAGTTTTTGGAAAAGCAAACCGGCATCCGGCTTCTTGCAAGGGAAGAAACAAAACTGCTTCAGCTAAGGAATTTTTCTGAAAAATTAGCGGATTTTTTCCACGATGAGGTTCTTGCCAAAAGCCCCTTTTCCGGCTGGGATGCATTTTTTGAATACCTGGCGCAAAAATCCGATAAAAGGCTGATTATTGCAATAGATGAGTTTCCATATCTTGTGAAAGAAGATGCGTCTCTTCCATCAATTTTGCAGGACTACTGGGATAATAAACTGAGGAAAACGGGCATTTTTCTCATACTTTGCGGCTCATCTATGACTATGATGGAAAGGCTTCTCGGATATAAAAGCCCTCTTTACGGCAGAAGAACCGGGCAGCTCCTGATCAGGCCGTTTTCATTTGCCGAGACTCTTGAATACGAAAGCGATATGCAGAAAGCGATTGAAATGTTTTCCGTATTTGGCGGCACTCCGGCATATTTAAACGAATACGACAGTACAAAGGCGCTGCTCGAAAATATTTCAAAAATAGTTATGAAAGAAGATTCGTTCATTTACCGGGATATAGAATTTATCATAAGGGAAGAATTACGGGAGCCGAGATATTATTTTTCAATACTTCTTTCAATTTCAAAGGGCAAGACGACAATCGGGGAAATAATGAACGACACAGGCCTTGATAAAAGCATTGTCGGAAAATATCTTTCAATACTGGCAGACCTGCATTTTATTATACGGAACGTGCCTGCAACCGAAAATATAATGAAAAGCAAACGCGGCATTTATCTTTTAAGCGACAATATGTTCAAATTCTGGTTCAGGTACATTTATCTATATAAGGAATTTATCGAAAAAAACCAGCAGGCATTTGTGGCGGATAATTTTATAAAGCCGGAATTTAACGAATACGTTTCGCTCGTATTCGAAGACATATGCAGGGAAGCAGTCCAGATAATGAACAGCAAAAAAATCCTGCCCGCTGTTTTTTCCAAGATAGATCGGCAATGGGGCAGAATTTCCGGAAGGCCTGCAGGTGAAAGCCAGTACGAGATTGATATTGTCGCATTGGGAGAAAAAACAAAAGATATTTTATTCGCCGAGTGCAAATGGCAGGATAAAGTGAATGCTGCGAAGATTTTTGAAGAGTTAAAAAAGAAGGCGGAATTTGTAGATTGGAATATCGGCAAAAGAAATGAGTATTTTGCGATATTCGCCAGAAGCTTTGCAGAAAAGCCAAAAGTGAACGGATTGATGCTTTTTGACCTCGGAGACCTGGAGAAATTATTCAGGCAGAAATAA
- a CDS encoding nucleotidyl transferase AbiEii/AbiGii toxin family protein, with translation MVELISENRLRYLSGLKGFNLIYLEKDYFLSLLLYLLKDVKDICFKGGTALNKIFLNHTRLSEDLDFTCRKTTESAKNEIVAILEKNKGIFQKYAFENQTNNYFRLKVFYNSYFTENSYIVIDLNGKASLHCPPQMQKVRHFYEEIPEFEILTLDPNELIAEKIRALIARNQPRDYFDVYFLLKTGHKIDFDLVGKKLNEVNQKFDVERIFKNANKIYSHWDDDVAQLTNKPVEYLTVIKRLQKEFKYKV, from the coding sequence ATGGTTGAACTGATTTCCGAGAATCGGCTGCGATACTTATCCGGCCTGAAAGGGTTCAACCTAATATATCTGGAAAAAGATTACTTTCTTAGTTTGCTGCTTTACCTGCTAAAAGATGTTAAAGACATCTGCTTTAAGGGCGGCACTGCATTAAATAAAATTTTCCTCAATCACACCCGCCTTAGCGAAGATTTGGATTTCACCTGCCGAAAGACTACCGAATCCGCAAAAAACGAGATTGTCGCCATATTAGAAAAGAATAAAGGCATTTTCCAGAAATACGCTTTTGAAAATCAGACTAACAATTATTTCAGATTAAAGGTTTTTTATAATAGCTATTTCACGGAAAACAGCTATATTGTCATAGACCTTAACGGAAAGGCATCATTGCATTGCCCGCCTCAAATGCAAAAAGTCAGGCATTTCTATGAGGAAATACCGGAGTTCGAGATACTTACACTGGACCCGAACGAACTGATAGCTGAAAAAATACGGGCGCTAATTGCAAGAAACCAGCCAAGAGACTATTTTGACGTATATTTCCTCTTGAAAACGGGCCATAAGATCGATTTTGATCTGGTTGGGAAAAAATTAAACGAAGTAAATCAGAAATTTGATGTTGAACGGATATTCAAAAACGCAAACAAAATCTATTCTCACTGGGATGATGATGTGGCCCAGCTAACCAATAAACCGGTTGAATATCTTACAGTAATCAAAAGATTGCAAAAAGAGTTCAAGTACAAAGTGTAG
- a CDS encoding NAD-dependent epimerase/dehydratase family protein — MKRVLVTGGAGFIGHHLVNALKEYDVTIIDNLSTGKREFIPENVRFIKGNLTDRKFVLSNIKDFDIIFHLAANADVKRGSIDTTVDVEQNILATHNVLEAMRINGVKNIVFTSTSTIYGSALMPTLENYGPLKPESMYGASKLACEALISAYCHNFGMRAWIFRFANVIGPDGTHGIIFDFINKLRKDSFELEVLGDGKQAKSYVYIDDVVSAILLSVEKSNDTVNIYNIGSDNTIPVSEIASMVIKEMKLKAKIRYTGGSIGWKGDIPKMLLSNAKLKALGWTPKYNSKESVKLTIRSLI, encoded by the coding sequence GTGAAAAGGGTTCTTGTTACAGGCGGCGCCGGATTCATCGGGCATCATCTCGTAAACGCCCTTAAGGAATACGATGTCACGATTATTGATAATCTTTCTACAGGAAAAAGGGAATTTATTCCGGAGAACGTACGATTTATCAAAGGGAATTTGACAGATAGAAAATTTGTTCTTTCAAATATCAAGGATTTTGACATCATCTTTCATCTTGCGGCAAATGCAGATGTCAAAAGGGGCTCTATTGATACAACTGTCGATGTTGAGCAGAATATCCTTGCAACGCACAATGTTCTTGAAGCAATGCGGATTAATGGAGTTAAGAATATTGTTTTTACATCAACTTCAACTATTTATGGAAGTGCTTTAATGCCTACTTTGGAGAATTACGGGCCATTGAAGCCTGAATCGATGTATGGCGCTTCAAAATTGGCTTGCGAGGCTTTGATTTCTGCGTATTGCCATAATTTCGGGATGCGAGCATGGATTTTCAGGTTTGCGAATGTCATAGGCCCTGACGGAACGCATGGGATTATATTTGATTTTATCAATAAATTACGGAAGGATTCATTCGAACTTGAAGTATTAGGCGACGGAAAGCAGGCAAAATCTTATGTGTATATAGATGATGTTGTTTCTGCGATTCTTTTATCTGTAGAGAAATCAAATGATACTGTAAATATATACAATATAGGCTCTGACAATACCATTCCAGTCTCTGAAATCGCTTCAATGGTGATTAAAGAGATGAAATTGAAAGCCAAAATAAGATATACTGGCGGCTCAATCGGTTGGAAGGGCGATATCCCGAAAATGCTTTTGTCGAATGCGAAATTAAAAGCGCTCGGATGGACGCCGAAATATAACTCAAAAGAAAGCGTAAAACTAACCATAAGGAGTTTGATATAA
- a CDS encoding glycosyltransferase, producing the protein MKKLLIVSPYFYPEIGGLENYAYNIAKGLVKKGFNVTVLRSTKERRDKEEIIDGVRIIRQKPDFRISNTQIIINWAKIVSSVIDREKPDVVNSHLPVPYIADI; encoded by the coding sequence ATGAAAAAGTTGCTGATTGTCTCTCCGTATTTCTATCCCGAAATCGGCGGGCTTGAAAATTATGCATATAACATTGCGAAGGGACTGGTGAAAAAGGGGTTTAATGTAACTGTCTTGCGCAGCACAAAAGAGCGCAGGGACAAAGAGGAAATTATTGACGGCGTCCGGATTATAAGGCAGAAGCCGGATTTCAGGATATCGAATACGCAGATAATAATTAATTGGGCAAAGATAGTTTCCTCGGTGATTGATAGGGAGAAGCCGGACGTCGTTAACAGCCATCTTCCGGTGCCGTATATTGCGGATATTTGA